A single genomic interval of Penicillium psychrofluorescens genome assembly, chromosome: 2 harbors:
- a CDS encoding uncharacterized protein (ID:PFLUO_003117-T1.cds;~source:funannotate): MLTLSRIRLPSLAPSRRCATRPVSLRRAFPNVPHTAIRLATTYPKLDLPALDKKWQARWDAEQQQNRAAQENNPSSPKPQSYILSMFPYPSGTLHMGHLRVYTISDVISRFYKMRGHVVLHPMGWDAFGLPAENAAIERGVDPAEWTEQNIAKMKAQLRSISASFDWDRELATCAPEFYEHTQRIFLMLYQKGLAYQAEALVNYDPVDKTVLANEQVDANGFSWRSGAKVEKLNLKQWFFRITDFKEMLLRDLDSLTGGWPEHVLSMQRNWLGKSDGAKVQFPVLAGDEEVNVDVFTTRPDTLHGVEYLALSLTHPIVLKAAEKDGELRKFLEEASSLPPDSKAGYRLIDMKASHPLQKIDTDSLHLARPLPLFVAPYVLGDYGGGAVMGVPGHDTRDLMFFKENVNPESISVVIESEPSEAKDTTVPAQDAKAFTHEGFLTSRCGKYQGMRSKDAAEQIVTDLKQVGQADFVESWRLRDWLISRQRYWGTPIPIIHCGDCGAVPVPAENLPVKLPKIQGDWLKGKTGNPLESSEEWLHTNCPSCGGPARRDTDTMDTFVDSSWYYLRFLDAANKETPFSPSVAGPVDVYIGGVEHAILHLLYARFIYKFLSQSELFPAPSETPAEPFKMLLSQGMVHGKTFSEPSTGRFLLPSEVDLTNPDKPLISGTQVSPNISFEKMSKSKHNGVDPTVCALKYGADATRAQILFSAPVSEVLEWDETKIVGVERWFGRLSKLVYDAGSVVSESGGLSLENIGSTAHAALLPSSLQDLSDADADAILATHNTISSVTACIEKNPYGLNTVISDLTKLTNTLISSPPSSPAIFYLSVSSLLRLLAPIAPALSSECWEVLHLNESQINPVPSIHSSTWPTPLLTFEQVDILSSRGGQTVAIQINGKLRCAVTIPRMQSPTPSPKTKAKNSPPSQEEQDWIVKQVLETEDGQLWLREKNDWEKRRRVIVVQGGKLVNVVF; the protein is encoded by the exons ATGCTGACCCTTTCACGCATCCGATTGCCCTCACTGGCCCCCAGCCGACGGTGCGCGACACGCCCGGTGTCCCTCCGGCGGGCCTTCCCTAACGTCCCTCACACCGCAATCCGCCTCGCGACAACCTACCCCAAACTCGACTTGCCAGCGCTGGACAAGAAATGGCAAGCCAGATGGGAtgcggagcagcagcagaatcGGGCAGCGCAGGAGAACAATCCATCCTCTCCCAAACCGCAGTCTTACATCCTGTCCATGTTCCCTTATCCCTCCGGCACGCTGCACATGGGCCACCTCCGCGTCTACACTATCTCGGATGTCATATCTCGGTTCTACAAAATGCGCGGACACGTGGTCCTCCATCCCATGGGCTGGGATGCGTTTGGACTGCCAGCGGAAAACGCGGCCATCGAGCGAGGCGTTGATCCGGCGGAATGGACGGAGCAGAATATTGCGAAGATGAAGGCGCAGCTGCGGAGTATTTCTGCTTCATTTGATTGGGACCGG GAATTGGCAACCTGCGCGCCGGAATTCTATGAGCACACGCAACGGATCTTCCTCATGCTGTACCAAAAGGGACTGGCGTACCAGGCGGAGGCGCTGGTCAACTATGATCCTGTGGACAAGACGGTGTTGGCGAATGAGCAGGTGGATGCGAATGGGTTCTCGTGGCGGTCTGGTGCGAAGGTCGAGAAATTGAACTTGAAGCAGTGGTTCTTTCGCATTACCGACTTCAAAGAGATGCTCTTGAGGGACCTTGATTCGTTGACTGGTGGATGGCCAGAACATGTGTTGTCAATGCAGCGGAATTGGCTGGGCAAATCGGATGGTGCCAAAGTTCAGTTTCCTGTTCTTGCAGGGGATGAGGAAGTCAATGTGGATGTCTTCACCACGCGGCCGGACACTTTGCATGGGGTTGAATATCTGGCTCTGTCGTTAACGCATCCCATTGTCTTAAAGGCGGCTGAGAAGGATGGTGAGCTGCGCAAGTTTCTGGAGGAGGCGTCATCGCTCCCACCGGACTCGAAGGCTGGCTACCGCTTGATCGATATGAAGGCCTCGCATCCATTGCAAAAGATCGACACCGACAGCCTTCATTTGGCGCGCCCGCTTCCCCTCTTCGTGGCACCCTACGTGCTCGGCGACTACGGAGGAGGCGCTGTGATGGGTGTCCCGGGTCACGACACGCGAGACCTGATGTTCTTCAAGGAGAATGTGAACCCCGAGTCGATCTCTGTTGTCATCGAGTCGGAGCCATCAGAAGCGAAAGACACGACTGTGCCCGCTCAAGACGCGAAGGCTTTTACTCATGAGGGATTCCTCACGTCCCGCTGCGGGAAGTATCAAGGCATGCGCTCGAAAGACGCCGCGGAGCAGATCGTCACCGATCTCAAGCAAGTCGGACAGGCTGATTTTGTTGAGAGCTGGCGATTACGGGACTGGCTGATCAGTCGTCAGCGATACTGGGGTACCCCTATCCCCATCATTCACTGTGGTGATTGTGGTGCcgtgccggtgccggcggAAAACCTTCCCGTGAAGCTCCCGAAGATTCAAGGAGATTGGCTGAAGGGAAAGACAGGCAACCCGCTTGAGTCATCTGAAGAGTGGCTTCATACCAACTGTCCAAGCTGCGGAGGGCCCGCGCGGCGTGATACAGACACCATGGATACCTTTGTGGACTCCTCTTGGTATTACCTGCGCTTCTTGGATGCTGCAAACAAGGAAACCCCCTTTTCACCCTCTGTGGCGGGCCCGGTGGATGTCTATATTGGGGGCGTCGAACATGCGATTCTGCATTTGCTCTACGCCCGATTCATCTACAAGTTTCTGTCCCAGTCTGAGCTTTTCCCGGCACCCAGCGAGACACCAGCAGAGCCGTTCAAGATGCTGCTCTCCCAGGGAATGGTCCACGGCAAAACTTTCTCCGAGCCCTCGACTGGCCGATTCCTGCTTCCGTCTGAAGTGGACCTTACCAACCCGGACAAGCCTTTGATCAGCGGCACTCAAGTGTCGCCCAACATCTCATTTGAGAAGATGTCAAAGAGCAAACACAACGGGGTGGATCCCACCGTGTGCGCGTTGAAATATGGCGCCGATGCCACTCGCGCGCAGATCTTGTTTTCGGCCCCGGTCAGTGAAGTCCTCGAGTGGGATGAAACGAAGATTGTTGGTGTCGAGCGCTGGTTCGGTCGACTTTCGAAACTTGTCTACGATGCGGGTAGTGTAGTGAGCGAATCAGGGGGGTTATCTCTAGAAAACATCGGGTCGACCGCGCATGCAGCCCTTCTCCCATCGTCCCTACAGGATCTGAGCGACGCAGATGCCGATGCCATCTTGGCCACTCACAACACCATCTCATCCGTGACAGCCTGTATCGAAAAGAATCCCTACGGGCTCAACACGGTCATTTCGGACTTGACCAAGCTAACAAACACTCTCATCTCCTCGCCTCCTTCGTCGCCCGCTATCTTCTACCTATCCGTCTCATCCCTCCTACGCCTCCTAGCCCCAATAGCACCCGCTCTCTCCTCTGAATGCTGGGAGGTCCTGCACCTGAACGAATCCCAGATAAACCCAGTGCCATCAATCCACTCATCCACCTGGCCCACTCCACTCCTCACCTTTGAACAAGTGGACATTCTCTCCTCTCGCGGCGGCCAGACCGTCGCCATCCAGATAAACGGCAAGCTGCGCTGCGCAGTGACCATTCCACGAATGCAATCCCCAACGCCTTCTCCCAAGACCAAGGCTAAAAATTCCCCGCCCTCGCAGGAGGAACAGGACTGGATTGTGAAACAGGTCCTGGAAACCGAGGACGGACAGTTATGGCTTCGTGAGAAGAATGATTGGGAGAAGCGCCGACGGGTGATCGTTGTCCAGGGCGGCAAGTTGGTTAACGTGGTGTTCTAA
- a CDS encoding uncharacterized protein (ID:PFLUO_003118-T1.cds;~source:funannotate), translating into MVGLKGIVISAASGTADTPRAHITNMAALECLRDIGLEDELLKLSSSGDHHMMHTRWCHSMAGMEYARIYSWGNDPKRKGDYETASPCSPIDLPQTLLEPILVRHAIKTGFSVRFNTSLISFAVENPPNGPITATVHDNLTNIDYKIHTDYLFGADGARSQVVKQLDLPLTKKPGQGLAINVLVKADLSHLVQYRTGNLHWVMQPDKDHPDFGWMAIVRMVKPWTEWMFIFFPDRKCNNARDLNPGRQEYLARVREFIGDETPAEILDVSKWVINEVVAERHPPLNGLGSNTCIQDAFNLAWKIAYVHRGLARPSLLDSFSEERQPVGQSVIARANQALRDHVQIWEALGLLSGDVSTRREILRELESATTEGSQRRRKLREGIMHTAHEFHGLGVEMNQHYTSEAIYTADETHSYKIEGRATDDKVLFHEPGTYPGCRLPHVWLNKAVPAQPISTIDLAGHGAFTLFTGIGGAQDWRDAAARVSTSLGVEIGVHSLGFRQDWEDVYYHWESVRGVQESGAVLVRPDRVVAWRAERVLEDGEACERKLRSVMESILGLSGVREVKDI; encoded by the exons ATGGTCG GACTGAAAGGAATCGTGATCAGTGCTGCATCCGGCACAGCCGATACACCGCGTGCCCATATCACCAACATGGCAGCATTAG AGTGTTTGCGGGATATCGGACTTGAAGATGAACTTCTTAAGCTCTCCTCCAGTGGAGACCACCATATGATGCATACGCGATGGTGCCATAGTATGGCCGGAATGGAATATGCGCGGATCTATTCATGGGGGAATGATCCCAAGAGAAAG GGAGACTACGAAACCGCCAGCCCCTGCTCCCCCATCGACCTCCCGCAAACCCTCCTCGAACCCATCCTCGTGCGCCACGCCATAAAGACGGGCTTCTCAGTCCGCTTCAACACATCTCTGATCTCCTTTGCTGTAGAGAATCCCCCAAACGGGCCCATCACAGCTACCGTGCACGACAACCTCACTAATATAGACTACAAAATCCACACGGACTACCTCTTCGGCGCAGACGGCGCCAGAAGCCAAGTCGTCAAGCAGCTCGATCTCCCCCTGACCAAAAAGCCCGGCCAGGGACTCGCAATCAACGTGCTCGTCAAAGCAGATCTGAGCCATTTGGTACAGTACCGCACGGGGAATCTGCACTGGGTCATGCAGCCCGACAAGGACCATCCGGACTTCGGATGGATGGCTATAGTGCGCATGGTCAAGCCGTGGACGGAGTGGATGTTTATCTTTTTCCCGGATCGGAAGTGCAATAATGCCCGGGACCTCAATCCGGGAAGACAAGAGTATCTTGCTCGAGTACGCGAGTTTATCGGTGATGAGACTCCGGCGGAGATCCTCGATGTGTCGAAGTGGGTGATCAATGAGGTTGTTGCGGAGAG ACACCCGCCTCTCAACGGCCTAGGCTCGAATACATGCATCCAAGACGCATTCAACCTCGCCTGGAAAATCGCATACGTGCACCGCGGTCTCGCACGCCCATCTCTGCTAGACAGTTTCTCAGAGGAGAGACAGCCAGTCGGACAATCCGTCATTGCGCGCGCGAACCAGGCGCTGCGAGATCATGTCCAGATATGGGAGGCGCTGGGGCTTCTTTCTGGAGATGTTTCGACTCGACGGGAGATATTGCGCGAGTTGGAGAGTGCGACGACGGAGGGAAGCCAGCGTCGGCGCAAACTGCGAGAAGGAATTATGCATACGGCGCATGAGTTCCATGGCCTGGGCGTTGAAATGAACCAGCATTATACAAGCGAGGCAATCTACACGGCTGATGAGACGCATTCCTACAAGATCGAGGGTCGTGCGACTGACGATAAAGTGTTATTTCATGAGCCTGGCACGTATCCGGGCTGTCGACTTCCGCATGTGTGGTTGAACAAGGCCGTTCCTGCTCAACCGATCTCGACGATCGATCTAGCCGGGCATGGTGCGTTTACATTGTTTACGGGGATTGGTGGTGCGCAGGATTGGcgagatgcagcagcaagggTTTCAACGTCCTTGGGGGTTGAGATTGGAGTGCATTCGCTTGGATTCCGTcaggactgggaggatgtcTATTACCATTGGGAGTCAGTGCGGGGCGTGCAGGAGTCGGGAGCCGTCTTGGTGCGTCCGGATCGGGTTGTGGCATGGCGAGCTGAGAGAGTgttggaggatggggaggcGTGTGAGAGGAAATTGCGCAGTGTAATGGAGTCTATCCTGGGTCTTTCAGGGGTGAGGGAAGTCAAGGATATATAG
- a CDS encoding uncharacterized protein (ID:PFLUO_003119-T1.cds;~source:funannotate) encodes MAPVSILARLRGMYSGKMDEPALSVHSVVLVSILLTCVYVAPFYLSPATRPSPSLSRDAPSVIRARIRAVTASCTVCSIVVLWIIVEEGNSSFGAALSTLGWWPIDLGDLVRCVLLTAILFLGPLFERGVVEGEWRSWFRKDKLSESLGGWIGWRNYVAGPVTEEIMFRSAIIPLHLLAEMSPGRIVFVAPLYFGIAHVHHFYEFWLTHPDTAVLAAVLRSLFQFGYTTIFGWYATFLYLRTGSLPAVILVHSFCNWCGLPRFWGRVEAGEPLGPPLAKAKEDSDGSASSSVYVADGTLGIGWTVAYYIFLVMGAVAFGLSLWPLTESYHALISFSTSAKTASS; translated from the exons ATGGCGCCAGTCTCCATCCTGGCAAGACTCCGGGGCATGTACTCGGGCAAGATGG ATGAACCCGCGCTGTCGGTGCACTCCGTGGTGCTGGTCTCG atccTCCTCACATGCGTCTATGTGGCCCCTTtctatctctctccagccacgcgaccatctcccagcCTGAGCAGAGACGCGCCGTCCGTGATCCGCGCGCGCATTCGCGCCGTCACGGCGTCTTGCACCGTTTGCTCGATCGTCGTGCTGTGGATCATTGTCGAGGAAGGCAATTCCTCGTTCGGCGCCGCCCTCAGCACCCTGGGCTGGTGGCCCATCGACCTGGGTGACCTTGTCCGCTGTGTCTTGCTAACTGCCATTCTCTTCCTGGGCCCCCTGTTCGAGAGGGGTGTGGTCGAGGGCGAATGGCGGAGTTGGTTTCGCAAAGACAAGTTGTCTGAGAGCCTGGGCGGCTGGATTGGGTGGCGGAATTATGTGGCC GGCCCTGTGACGGAGGAAATCATGTTCCGCTCTGCCATCATTCCGCTGCatctgctggcggagatgtcCCCCGGCCGGATTGTCTTCGTGGCACCGCTGTACTTTGGCATCGCACATGTACACCACTTTTACGAGTTCTGGCTGACGCACCCAGACACCGCAGTGTTGGCCGCGGTGCTGCGGTCGCTGTTCCAGTTCGGTTACACGACTATTTTTGGCTGGTATGCCACGTTCCTGTATCTCCGAACGGGGTCTCTGCCGGCGGTGATTCTCGTCCACAGCTTCTGCAACTGGTGCGGCCTGCCCCGGTTTTGGGGACGTGTGGAGGCCGGCGAGCCTCTTGGTCCGCCCTTGGCAAAGGCCAAGGAGGATTCTGACGGTAGTGCCTCCAGCTCGGTGTACGTGGCGGACGGGACCCTGGGCATTGGTTGGACTGTTGCGTACTACATCTTCCTGGTGATGGGGGCTGTGGCCTTCGGGCTCAGTCTGTGGCCGCTGACGGAGTCGTATCATGCTCTGATCTCTTTTTCGACGAGCGCAAAAACTGCGTCGTCATGA
- a CDS encoding uncharacterized protein (ID:PFLUO_003120-T1.cds;~source:funannotate): MRSRAQSSSPPRQRRALQERTSAHTNERSPTRSLRMVCEKEDADVDVDVYTATPFPTKPEQIFLPAPGKGQQEYLPDTRFMLGPSTATWSSTSTSFGARSSMLEHSTSETWDVSSTVDTGDMWEDDPNLSSSKTSLPEASSSKTVDSLMEEDSGSEYSDDEMIVLPTATPTIKPVLSEPPTSPPSGGGREQTAIGSSSPNVMPIGVPSSPNFMTLNNSSAHFSSRGRSYSLSDPRANSLSSHNSHGTVVRHPGAAPWIYTASPEQSSSGSQSFRSTPPYQSVTSFRSWSRRPSGSGGSRSRSGTSSSRSMRSVADLAAAIESGIQIQYPRIRAASSSSRAETSVSTDHHREFTPGRDFTPGPASGRWNPHLSRVSSVFSAEDIMAQTPPPDGPSDNTDEPAAPAAALVKADSRSTVWLVRNSQEDLRQDSLTSLRTRPGLPASLSSSSKRSDSSRSLKRPGTATNTIMHILPAWAKIYYRADAVGLNSALNMSMWDVSRPGSRPGTGNSSIFGLVPSPLNIPRPRSPERPRSPERARIFQRRVDSDPRDPRSHWVPGPEPKDVEIVGTPRNRLRHSWSPHLYQDRRLIQYSVSGWKAPSIDTTTEPTWSRRNVQVYAFCVGFLFPFSWIIASFLPLPRQPTMPGEKSDPDTDVESALETQLMSLHQRRYENARWWRNLNRWMVSLGVVIFVVIIALAIIGTTNGF; encoded by the exons ATGCGTTCACGAGCCCAATCGTCCTCTCCGCCCCGACAGCGGAGGGCTTTACAAGAACGAACGTCCGCCCATACGAATGAGAGATCGCCCACCCGGTCATTGCGGATGGTGTGTGAGAAGGAGGATGCTgatgtggatgtggatgtgtATACGGCCACACCCTTCCCGACCAAACCGGAGCAGATTTTCCTGCCTGCCCCCGGTAAAGGACAGCAGGAATACCTGCCAGATACTCGGTTTATGCTGGGGCCCTCGACCGCTACTTGGTCGTCAACTTCCACCAGTTTTGGTGCTCGGAGCAGCATGCTGGAACACTCCACCAGCGAGACTTGGGATGTCTCATCCACTGTTGATACCGGCGACATGTGGGAAGATGATCCAAATCTCTCCTCCAGCAAGACCTCTTTACCGGAGGCGTCGTCGTCCAAAACCGTCGATAGCCTGATGGAAGAGGACTCCGGCTCCGAATATTCAGACGACGAGATGATCGTTCTGCCCACCGCTACGCCCACTATCAAACCGGTACTCTCAGAACCACCAacatcacctccatccgGAGGGGGACGGGAGCAAACTGCCATTGGCAGCTCTAGTCCGAACGTGATGCCCATTGGAGTTCCATCAAGCCCGAACTTCATGACTCTCAACAATTCAAGCGCCCATTTTTCCTCCCGGGGCCGATCCTACTCGCTCTCGGATCCACGGGCAAACTCGCTTTCTTCACACAACTCGCACGGGACTGTGGTGAGACACCCCGGTGCAGCCCCGTGGATCTATACGGCCTCGCCGGAGCAATCGAGTTCGGGCTCGCAGTCTTTCCGATCAACTCCACCCTACCAGTCTGTCACATCCTTCCGCTCCTGGTCTAGACGTCCGTCTGGCAGTGGTGGTAGCCGATCTCGCTCTGGGACTTCGTCCTCGCGCAGTATGCGCTCGGTAGCTGATCTCGCTGCGGCAATTGAAAGCGGCATTCAAATCCAGTACCCTCGGATTCGTGCTGCATCGTCCAGTTCCCGGGCAGAAACATCCGTCTCCACAGACCACCACCGAGAGTTTACACCTGGCCGGGACTTCACTCCTGGTCCAGCCTCTGGCCGTTGGAATCCTCATCTGTCCCGAGTCTCTTCTGTTTTCTCCGCAGAGGATATCATGGCCCAAACACCACCGCCGGATGGACCATCAGACAACACAGATGAACCTgccgcaccagcagcagcattgGTGAAAGCAGATTCCAGATCTACCGTGTGGCTGGTTCGGAACTCCCAAGAAGACCTGCGCCAGGACAGCCTGACAAGCCTCCGCACCCGCCCTGGCTTGCCCGCCAGtctctcctccagctcgaaGAGAAGCgacagcagccgcagcctcAAGCGTCCCGGGACAgccaccaacaccatcatgCACATCCTGCCCGCCTGGGCGAAGATCTACTACCGCGCCGATGCAGTGGGCCTCAATTCCGCTCTGAACATGTCCATGTGGGACGTCAGCCGACCAGGCTCCCGCCCCGGGACAGGCAACTCCAGTATCTTCGGTCTGGTGCCCTCCCCACTCAACATCCCTCGCCCCCGGTCTCCGGAAAGACCGCGTTCCCCCGAACGTGCCCGGATCTTCCAACGGCGCGTGGACAGCGATCCCCGCGACCCGCGCTCCCACTGGGTTCCCGGTCCAGAACCAAAAGATGTCGAGATCGTGGGCACGCCGCGCAACCGCCTGCGCCACAGCTGGTCTCCGCATCTGTATCAGGACCGACGTCTGATCCAGTATTCCGTCAGTGGATGGAAGGCCCCGTCAATAGACACAACCACGGAGCCGACGTGGAGCCGGCGCAATGTCCAAGTATACGCCTTTTGCGTCGGATTCCTCTTCCCGTTCTCCTGGATCATCGCGAGTTTCCTCCCACTGCCTAGACAGCCGACAATGCCAGGCGAGAAGAGTGATCCAGATACAGACGTTGAGTCTGCGCTTGAGACGCAGTTGATGAGTCTGCATCAGCGGCGGTATGAGAATGCgcgctggtggaggaatCTTAATCGGTGGATGGTGTCGCTGGGTGTAGTGATTTTCGTCGTTATT ATTGCGCTCGCTATTATCGGTACTACCAACGGCTTTTGA
- a CDS encoding uncharacterized protein (ID:PFLUO_003121-T1.cds;~source:funannotate): MLPYIDALFDYPARLTGASTDELKLIASFLLSYPLAGLLKRIPDGQPWKKNTFIIGVSLFYIIGLFDLWDGLRTLLYSAVGTYAIAYYLDGSLMPWIGFIFLMGHMSISHIHREILDDPQVIDITGAQMVLVMKLSAFCWNVHDGRLPQDQLSDPQKYSAILEFPGVVDYAGYVLFFPALFAGPAFEYNDYRRWIDTTLFDIPPGTDPSKVPPTRKKRKIPRSGTPAAKKAAAGLGWIFLFLQLSSYYTKEFMLSDEYMTYAFVRRVWIMYMLGISTRLKYYGVWSLTEGACILSGMGYNGFDQKTGKVFWNRLENIDPWSLETAQSSYAYLGNWNKNTNHWLRNYVYLRVTPKGKKPGFRASLATFATSALWHGFSPGYYLTFVLGSFVQTVAKNFRRYIRPFFLTPDGTKPTPYKRYYDILSWVATQVTLAFTVMPFIFLSFGQSIAVWSRVYFYGIVVNILSLAFFLSPAKGYLISILKRRNRPHVMRTVSQETVRAPTLGLPNDPERDFDEAVQEVKAEFESRRRRGSTVPIPSGEELKVAVEQKIGRKL; encoded by the exons ATGCTGCCCTACATTGACGCCC TGTTTGACTACCCGGCCCGGCTCACTGGCGCGTCCACCGATGAGT TGAAGCTGATCGCCTCGTTCCTCCTATCCTACCCGCTAGCCGGCCTGCTCAAACGCATTCCTGACGGCCAACCgtggaagaaaaacaccttcatcatcggcgtGTCGCTCTTCTACATCATTGGTCTATTTGACCTGTGGGATGGACTGCGCACTCTTCTGTACAGCGCAGTAGGCACATACGCCATCGCTTACTACTTAGACGGGTCGCTTATGCCATGGATCGGGttcatcttcttgatgggcCATATGTCGATCAGCCATATTCACcgcgagatcctcgacgaTCCGCAAGTGATTGACATTACCGGTGCACAGATGGTGCTCGTCATGAAGTTGTCGGCCTTCTGTTGGAACGTCCATGATGGTCGTCTGCCTCAGGACCAGCTGTCCGACCCGCAGAAGTATTCCGCCATCCTCGAGTTCCCGGGCGTCGTCGACTACGCGGGCTATgtgctcttcttcccagCACTTTTTGCTGGTCCCGCGTTTGAATATAATGACTACCGCCGCTGGATCGACACCACGCTCTTCGACATTCCCCCCGGCACGGACCCATCCAAAGTGCCTCCAACgcggaagaagcgcaagatTCCCCGCAGTGGAACGCCCGCCGCAAAGAAGGCGGCCGCTGGACTGGGCTGGATCTTTTTGTTCTTGCAGCTGAGCTCTTACTACACCAAGGAGTTTATGCTCTCGGACGAGTACATGACGTACGCCTTCGTGCGCCGTGTGTGGATCATGTACATGCTTGGAATTAGCACACGCCTGAAATATTACGGCGTCTGGTCTTTGACAGAGGGCGCCTGTATCCTTTCTGGCATGGGATATAACGGCTTCGACCAGAAGACCGGCAAGGTGTTTTGGAATCGCCTAGAGAACATCGATCCCTGGAGCCTCGAGACGGCCCAGAGCTCGTATGCGTATCTGGGCAATTGGAACAAAAACACCAATCACTGGCTGCGCAACTATGTTTATCTGCGAGTCACCCCGAAAGGCAAGAAGCCTGGCTTCCgggccagcttggccacTTTCGCGACCAGTGCGCTCTGGCACGGTTTTTCCCCGGGCTACTACCTAACCTTCGTTCTGGGCTCATTCGTTCAGACCGTTGCAAAGA ACTTCCGCCGCTACATCCGTCCCTTCTTTCTCACACCAGACGGCACAAAACCCACGCCCTACAAGCGCTACTATGACATTCTCAGCTGGGTCGCCACGCAAGTAACCCTAGCGTTTACAGTAATGCCATTCATCTTTTTGAGCTTTGGCCAGTCCATCGCCGTCTGGAGCCGCGTCTATTTCTACGGGATCGTCGTCAACATCCTGTCCCTCGcattcttcctctctccAGCAAAGGGCTACCTGATTTCCATCCTGAAACGTCGCAACCGGCCCCACGTCATGCGTACCGTCAGCCAGGAGACTGTGCGCGCGCCGACATTAGGCCTGCCTAATGATCCGGAGCGCGACTTCGATGAGGCCGTGCAGGAGGTCAAGGCGGAATTTGAGTCCCGCCGCAGACGCGGAAGTACGGTTCCTATTCCTTCCGGTGAGGAGTTGAAGGTTGCTGTGGAGCAGAAGATTGGGCGGAAGCTTTAG